Proteins from a single region of Amycolatopsis sp. CA-230715:
- a CDS encoding DUF3626 domain-containing protein, producing the protein MCGTSEERALRHVAEASSGDPLDPSLRVSLNFHPDRLARGIPVLAALARDGVYRSQFETGTSNGGLTAHPGGDRWRWESRIFGTAYDGAPASSRPKYGALNHLRRAAGAAPRFGSAHFRLTGETLSRTTFCYPDSVFSPVDFGVASRFSALSSNVADSADPLDDYVEAQVHGTVSLSRDVEALVLDPCFRGTEVEELASALPCRVEWHHGFRLGVDALARCEAYRGPEVVRLGLSAAVDGWLDATAIGAAARAGHDEQLVKRLWHVLARFGALPG; encoded by the coding sequence ATGTGCGGTACTTCCGAAGAACGCGCGCTCCGGCACGTCGCCGAAGCGTCTTCCGGTGATCCGCTCGACCCTTCGCTGCGCGTCAGCCTGAACTTCCACCCGGACCGGCTCGCGCGCGGCATCCCGGTGCTCGCGGCGCTCGCCAGGGACGGCGTCTACCGTTCCCAGTTCGAAACGGGGACCAGCAACGGCGGGCTCACCGCGCACCCTGGCGGCGACCGGTGGCGCTGGGAGTCCCGGATCTTCGGCACCGCCTACGACGGCGCGCCCGCTTCGTCGCGGCCGAAATACGGCGCACTGAACCACCTCCGGCGCGCGGCGGGAGCCGCTCCCCGGTTCGGGTCGGCGCATTTCCGGCTCACCGGGGAAACCCTTTCCCGCACCACTTTCTGCTATCCGGACAGCGTGTTCTCCCCGGTCGACTTCGGCGTCGCTTCGCGCTTTTCCGCACTGTCGTCGAATGTCGCCGATTCGGCGGACCCGCTCGACGACTACGTCGAGGCGCAGGTGCACGGGACCGTGTCACTGTCCCGCGACGTCGAAGCGCTCGTGCTCGATCCGTGCTTCCGCGGCACCGAGGTGGAAGAGCTGGCTTCCGCGCTGCCGTGCCGTGTCGAATGGCACCACGGATTCCGGCTGGGCGTCGACGCCCTGGCCCGGTGCGAGGCTTACCGCGGGCCCGAAGTCGTCCGCCTCGGGCTTTCCGCCGCCGTGGACGGATGGCTCGACGCCACCGCGATCGGTGCCGCCGCGCGGGCGGGGCACGACGAGCAACTCGTGAAGCGGCTGTGGCACGTACTGGCCCGCTTCGGTGCCCTACCCGGCTGA